One Candidatus Cloacimonadota bacterium DNA window includes the following coding sequences:
- the hypF gene encoding carbamoyltransferase HypF has protein sequence MKQAEIILKGIVQGVGFRPFVKRTALKFGLYGFVENREYGVRILAVGTQKRILEFYNNLLKNSPPVAKIIEHKITFEDTVTFSKKSFNIAFSKKNGEISALIPPDIASCETCLQEIDNPKDRHYNYPFTNCTNCGPRFSIIKSIPYDRKNTTMKDFIMCPECEQEYITIEDRRFHAQPTACPKCGPELSLIEIKNNQADEIAKRNEALLKTVELIKLGKIVAIKGLGGYHIACDALNSKTVAKLRKFKNRPYKPFALMADSIETIEKFCYVNSVERKMLTGQQKPIVLLQRKSRQKPDSSSQNPSRVSEQVAPEISHLGFMLPYTPLHHLILKHFIVLIMTSGNITDEALEKDDDSALKNLQPITKYFLTYNREIFNRVDDSIIKFVDKQKILIRKARGFIPIPIKIDNFQNTPQIFSAGADMKGSFGLLKNNLFLGSQYLGDLGFASNLDFYKESLHYYQNVFEIKPGIVVADSHPNYFSTNFAENYAKENNLPLFHIQHHLAHTYSVMAENSLAETIGVSFDGTGFGDDENIWGGEFFVVKGKHHQRVAHLKYQPVVSGEKMSKEPWRMALIYLYDSCPEEIDNFISSEKFSQKEFILKILKRQQSNLYTSSMGRLFDAVASLLSVCHYNSYEGEAAMKLESIAKSNVKKSYNWELVTQNFPWQIDVSQTIREIVRDIKNNINKGEISAKFHFTVLDIIYQTCQKIKQKFGIDNISFSGGVFQNAVLIDMILKRFADKDFQLFFNELVPPNDAGIALGQMYGYLWSHGDTGMILMKEQGCRTIP, from the coding sequence ATGAAACAGGCAGAAATCATTCTTAAAGGAATAGTTCAGGGTGTTGGCTTTCGTCCTTTTGTGAAGCGAACTGCATTGAAATTCGGATTATACGGATTTGTTGAGAATCGCGAGTATGGTGTTAGAATTTTAGCGGTTGGAACTCAAAAGAGAATATTAGAATTCTACAACAATTTATTGAAAAATTCCCCGCCTGTTGCAAAAATAATAGAACATAAAATTACTTTTGAAGATACGGTAACATTTTCTAAAAAATCTTTTAATATTGCATTCAGCAAAAAGAATGGTGAAATTTCTGCCTTAATTCCGCCTGATATTGCAAGTTGTGAGACTTGTTTGCAAGAGATTGATAATCCCAAAGACCGCCATTACAACTATCCTTTTACTAATTGTACAAATTGTGGACCACGATTTTCAATTATAAAATCAATTCCTTATGATAGAAAAAATACAACTATGAAAGATTTTATAATGTGTCCAGAGTGTGAACAGGAATACATAACTATTGAAGATAGACGATTCCATGCCCAACCAACGGCTTGTCCAAAATGTGGTCCCGAATTATCTTTAATTGAAATAAAAAATAATCAAGCAGATGAAATAGCAAAAAGAAATGAAGCATTGTTAAAAACTGTTGAATTGATTAAATTGGGAAAAATTGTTGCAATTAAGGGACTGGGTGGTTATCATATTGCTTGTGATGCACTGAATTCTAAAACAGTTGCTAAATTAAGAAAATTTAAGAATCGTCCTTATAAGCCCTTCGCTCTTATGGCAGATTCAATTGAAACTATTGAAAAATTCTGTTATGTTAATTCAGTTGAAAGAAAAATGCTTACAGGTCAACAAAAACCGATTGTATTGCTACAAAGAAAAAGTAGGCAGAAACCCGATTCGAGTTCTCAGAACCCGAGTCGAGTTTCTGAACAAGTTGCACCCGAAATTTCGCATCTTGGCTTTATGCTTCCGTATACTCCTCTACATCATCTTATATTAAAACATTTCATAGTATTGATAATGACCAGTGGAAATATTACTGATGAGGCTCTAGAAAAAGATGATGATTCAGCATTGAAAAATTTACAACCGATCACAAAATACTTTCTTACTTACAATAGAGAAATATTTAATAGAGTTGATGACTCAATAATAAAATTTGTTGATAAGCAGAAAATATTAATACGGAAAGCAAGAGGATTTATTCCAATTCCGATAAAAATAGATAATTTTCAAAATACTCCGCAGATTTTTTCTGCTGGTGCGGATATGAAGGGAAGTTTTGGACTTCTTAAAAATAATCTGTTCCTTGGCAGTCAGTATCTTGGGGACTTAGGATTCGCTTCTAATCTTGATTTTTATAAAGAAAGCCTGCACTATTATCAGAATGTCTTTGAAATTAAACCTGGAATAGTTGTTGCAGATTCGCATCCAAATTATTTTTCTACGAATTTTGCTGAAAATTATGCGAAAGAAAACAATCTGCCTTTGTTCCATATCCAGCATCATCTTGCACATACCTATAGTGTAATGGCAGAAAACAGTTTAGCAGAAACCATTGGAGTATCATTTGATGGAACTGGATTTGGCGATGATGAAAACATCTGGGGTGGAGAATTTTTTGTTGTAAAAGGTAAGCACCATCAAAGAGTAGCACATCTCAAATATCAGCCAGTTGTTTCTGGGGAAAAGATGTCTAAAGAGCCCTGGCGCATGGCTCTTATCTATCTATACGATTCTTGTCCTGAAGAGATTGATAACTTCATTAGCTCCGAGAAATTTTCACAGAAAGAATTTATCCTCAAAATTTTGAAGAGACAGCAATCAAATTTGTATACTTCCAGTATGGGCAGATTATTCGATGCCGTTGCAAGCCTGCTTTCTGTTTGTCATTATAATAGTTATGAAGGTGAGGCTGCTATGAAGCTGGAATCAATTGCAAAATCAAATGTGAAAAAAAGTTATAATTGGGAATTAGTTACTCAAAACTTTCCCTGGCAGATTGATGTAAGTCAAACGATAAGAGAGATTGTCAGGGACATCAAAAATAATATTAACAAAGGTGAAATTTCAGCAAAATTTCACTTTACAGTTTTGGATATAATTTATCAAACTTGCCAAAAAATTAAGCAAAAATTTGGAATAGATAATATTTCTTTTTCCGGCGGTGTTTTTCAGAATGCAGTTCTGATTGATATGATTTTAAAGCGATTTGCTGATAAAGATTTTCAGTTGTTTTTTAATGAATTAGTTCCACCAAATGATGCAGGTATTGCATTAGGTCAGATGTATGGATATTTGTGGAGTCACGGAGACACAGGGATGATTTTAATGAAAGAACAAGGTTGTCGGACCATTCCATAG
- a CDS encoding HypC/HybG/HupF family hydrogenase formation chaperone translates to MVPDDREKIEEKVCLAVPYRIISKHGIKAVADVFGIRKEIDIRILDDVNVNDYVLVHAGFAIQKLDQEAAKTTLDLLREISEEQI, encoded by the coding sequence ATGGTCCCTGACGACCGAGAGAAGATAGAGGAAAAAGTGTGTTTAGCAGTTCCGTATAGGATAATTTCAAAACATGGTATAAAAGCAGTTGCAGATGTTTTTGGCATAAGAAAAGAGATAGATATTCGTATTTTAGATGATGTGAATGTAAATGATTATGTTTTAGTTCACGCTGGCTTTGCTATCCAAAAGTTAGATCAGGAGGCGGCAAAGACAACACTTGATTTATTGAGAGAAATAAGTGAAGAACAAATTTAA
- the hypD gene encoding hydrogenase formation protein HypD, whose amino-acid sequence MKNKFKDNSQLIQLLQQVDKLLTLSPFADRQCNFMEICGTHTVSILKYGFRNYFKKRINFLSGPGCPVCVTSQKDIDKVISLAQMGVRIATFGDLIKVPGSKSSLEEQMALGKEVNVVYNPLDCLKIADETDEEVVFIAVGFETTIPVIASLILDAKKLRIENLSILPLMKTIPTALNFLLTNLENEIDGFICPGHVSVIIGERPYKIIPEKYGIPCVIAGFEPVDIGLAIESLVSQIRKHTPIVDNRYKRVVKEKGNISARRLIEEVFEKTDVEWRGFGEVPASGLKLREKFSKFDAEKKFNINVKSSPEPEGCICGEVIAGKKQPVECPLFAKKCTPDTPIGPCMVSYEGACSAFYKYGEE is encoded by the coding sequence GTGAAGAACAAATTTAAAGATAATTCCCAACTAATACAATTACTCCAACAAGTAGACAAACTTCTTACTTTATCACCTTTTGCTGATAGGCAATGTAACTTTATGGAAATATGTGGAACTCATACTGTATCAATATTAAAATATGGTTTTAGAAACTATTTCAAAAAAAGAATAAATTTTTTAAGCGGTCCTGGTTGTCCTGTCTGTGTTACTTCACAAAAAGATATAGACAAAGTAATTTCACTTGCTCAAATGGGAGTAAGAATTGCGACTTTTGGTGATTTGATAAAAGTTCCTGGCAGCAAATCATCTTTGGAAGAGCAAATGGCACTTGGCAAAGAAGTAAATGTAGTTTACAACCCTCTGGACTGTTTAAAGATTGCTGATGAAACGGATGAGGAAGTAGTGTTTATTGCAGTTGGTTTTGAAACAACAATTCCGGTTATTGCCAGTCTAATCTTAGATGCAAAAAAATTGAGAATTGAGAATTTATCGATTTTACCACTAATGAAAACTATTCCAACCGCACTTAACTTTCTGCTAACCAACTTAGAAAATGAAATTGACGGCTTTATTTGTCCGGGACATGTAAGTGTGATAATTGGCGAACGACCTTATAAGATAATTCCAGAAAAATATGGAATTCCTTGTGTGATTGCTGGTTTTGAGCCTGTAGATATAGGTCTGGCTATAGAATCTTTAGTATCGCAAATCCGTAAACACACTCCTATTGTAGATAATAGATACAAACGAGTTGTGAAAGAAAAGGGTAACATTTCTGCACGAAGATTAATTGAAGAAGTGTTTGAAAAAACTGATGTTGAATGGAGAGGATTTGGGGAGGTCCCTGCAAGCGGATTGAAATTAAGGGAAAAATTTAGTAAGTTTGATGCAGAAAAAAAGTTTAATATTAATGTTAAATCCTCTCCTGAACCTGAAGGATGTATATGCGGTGAAGTAATCGCTGGTAAAAAACAACCTGTAGAATGTCCCTTATTTGCAAAAAAATGTACACCTGACACACCAATCGGACCCTGTATGGTCTCGTATGAAGGAGCTTGCTCCGCATTTTATAAATATGGTGAAGAATAG
- the hypE gene encoding hydrogenase expression/formation protein HypE, which produces MDHILLSHGSGGKNSRKLLKFIYDSLGDIVINRGEDSGIAILQTDKLAITTDSYVIDPIFFPGGDIGKLSVCGTLNDLAMVGAIPKYLTLCFIIEENFPFNNLRKILYSIKEEAESAGIKIIAGDTKIVSKGKLDKIFINTTGYGIIEHSQEINSHNAQPGDAVIVTGDIGDHGAAIMAVRNDFESDLTSDCASVVPLIRKLLAENINIHTLRDPTRGGLASILNEIAISSSIDIELEKVKIPIKDSVNGICDILGIDPLYMACEGRAAIICPESEVGDILNILKETNDGKNACKIGNIVDKSKEPRVYLKTFIGARRILPLLSREQTPRIC; this is translated from the coding sequence ATGGATCATATTTTATTATCTCACGGAAGTGGTGGTAAAAACAGCCGGAAATTATTAAAATTCATCTATGATTCTCTTGGCGATATTGTTATAAACCGCGGTGAAGATAGCGGAATAGCAATCCTTCAGACAGATAAATTAGCAATTACTACAGATAGTTATGTTATAGACCCTATATTTTTCCCAGGTGGAGATATTGGCAAACTTTCTGTTTGTGGTACATTAAATGATCTTGCAATGGTGGGAGCGATTCCAAAATATCTAACTTTGTGTTTTATTATAGAAGAGAATTTTCCATTTAATAATTTAAGAAAGATTCTTTATTCAATAAAAGAAGAAGCAGAGAGTGCTGGGATTAAAATTATTGCTGGCGACACCAAAATTGTCAGCAAAGGTAAGTTAGACAAAATATTTATCAATACTACTGGTTATGGCATAATTGAGCATTCACAAGAGATTAACTCTCATAATGCACAACCTGGTGATGCAGTAATCGTAACAGGAGATATTGGTGACCACGGTGCTGCAATTATGGCTGTGCGTAACGATTTTGAGTCAGACCTAACCTCTGATTGTGCTTCTGTTGTTCCTTTAATAAGAAAACTACTTGCTGAAAATATTAACATCCATACATTACGCGACCCAACCAGAGGCGGTTTGGCTTCAATTTTAAATGAGATAGCAATTTCCTCATCTATCGATATAGAATTAGAAAAAGTAAAAATTCCGATAAAAGATTCTGTAAATGGTATATGTGACATTCTCGGAATTGATCCTCTTTATATGGCTTGTGAAGGCAGAGCAGCTATAATTTGTCCAGAGAGTGAAGTTGGTGATATTCTGAACATTCTAAAAGAAACTAATGATGGCAAAAATGCTTGTAAAATTGGAAATATTGTTGATAAATCTAAAGAACCACGTGTTTATTTGAAAACATTTATTGGTGCTCGCAGGATTCTACCATTACTTTCTCGTGAGCAGACCCCACGGATTTGCTAA
- a CDS encoding bifunctional alpha,alpha-trehalose-phosphate synthase (UDP-forming)/trehalose-phosphatase codes for MERLLIVSNRLPVIIEKRKGNLNFRPSIGGLSTGLGSFYKSYNSLWIGWPGLSSEKVNMKERKTIKTKLMRDFASYPVFLSKRDIEMYYRGFCNATIWPLFHCFTQYVVYDKNLWEAYKSANRHFCDSILKIAKPNDIIWIHDYHLMLLPKLIRERMPDATIGFFLHIPFPPFEIFHLLPWRKEILESLLGADLIGFHTYDYVYHFLESIHRILGYEQSSGQIKTNKRVVKVDSFPMGIDFKQYANSINISEVKKNVNRIYKKAGKCKMIISIDRLDYTKGILQRLEAFDSFLEKYPKYKGKVILIHASAPSRTKVEYYKLLKKRVDELIGRINGKHGTIEWTPVWYLYRSLPFNDITALYNVADVALVTPIKDGMNLIAKEFIATKTDGKGVLILSEMAGAARELGEAIIVNPNNKEEIVESIKRALEMPNEEQIENNKTMQKRLQRYNIERWAKDFMDGLSNIIEIQQQLRASSLIDKMKKKLIADYVKSNSRLLLLDYDGTLVPFAPKPQKAKPDEELLIILKSLSLDTKNEVVIVSGRDKEILKKWFGKINVGLIAEHGAWIREKGKDWKTIEPLQNNWKEKILPILEYYVDRTPGAFIEAKEFSLVWHYRKVDNKLALVRSMELKDDILHLTANLNLGVLDGNKVIEIKKVGINKGRAALRWISGQNTLEKKDWDFILSIGDDLTDEDVFAILPESAYSIKVGLNPSRARFNLDSVKDVRVLIKELVN; via the coding sequence ATGGAAAGATTATTAATTGTTTCAAACAGATTGCCCGTTATCATTGAAAAAAGGAAGGGTAATTTGAACTTTCGTCCTAGTATCGGTGGACTGTCTACTGGTTTAGGTTCATTCTATAAATCGTATAATAGCCTATGGATAGGTTGGCCAGGTCTATCTTCTGAAAAAGTAAATATGAAAGAAAGAAAGACTATCAAGACAAAATTAATGAGAGATTTTGCCAGCTATCCTGTATTTCTATCCAAACGAGATATTGAAATGTATTATCGTGGTTTTTGTAATGCGACTATTTGGCCTCTTTTCCACTGCTTTACGCAATATGTTGTTTATGATAAGAATTTGTGGGAAGCTTACAAATCAGCTAACCGACATTTCTGTGATTCAATTCTGAAGATTGCAAAACCAAATGATATTATCTGGATACATGACTATCATTTAATGCTTCTTCCTAAACTTATAAGAGAGAGAATGCCTGATGCAACAATAGGTTTTTTTCTTCATATACCTTTTCCTCCTTTTGAAATATTTCACCTACTTCCATGGCGAAAGGAGATTTTAGAAAGCCTTCTGGGTGCAGACCTGATTGGATTTCATACTTATGATTATGTATATCATTTTCTTGAAAGTATACATCGGATTTTAGGCTATGAACAAAGTTCGGGTCAAATTAAGACTAATAAACGAGTAGTAAAGGTTGATAGCTTTCCTATGGGAATAGATTTTAAACAATATGCCAATTCAATAAACATTTCAGAGGTTAAAAAAAATGTCAACCGAATTTATAAAAAGGCTGGTAAATGTAAAATGATTATATCTATTGACAGACTGGATTACACAAAAGGTATACTTCAGCGTCTGGAAGCATTTGATTCCTTTCTTGAGAAATATCCAAAATATAAAGGGAAAGTAATACTCATACATGCATCAGCTCCCTCACGAACAAAGGTTGAATATTATAAGTTACTAAAAAAAAGAGTAGATGAACTCATTGGTAGAATCAACGGAAAGCATGGAACAATTGAATGGACTCCAGTGTGGTATCTATATCGGTCCTTACCTTTTAATGACATAACAGCTTTATATAATGTTGCCGATGTTGCACTTGTAACTCCTATTAAAGATGGAATGAATTTAATAGCAAAAGAATTTATCGCCACGAAAACTGATGGCAAGGGCGTTTTAATCCTTAGTGAGATGGCTGGAGCTGCAAGAGAGCTGGGAGAGGCAATTATAGTAAATCCGAACAACAAAGAAGAGATAGTTGAATCCATAAAAAGAGCACTGGAAATGCCAAATGAAGAACAAATAGAGAACAATAAAACAATGCAAAAAAGATTGCAGAGATACAATATTGAACGTTGGGCAAAAGATTTTATGGATGGTCTGTCTAATATTATAGAAATCCAGCAGCAACTTCGTGCAAGTAGTCTTATAGATAAAATGAAAAAGAAGTTAATTGCCGATTATGTTAAAAGCAATAGTCGTCTGTTATTATTAGATTATGATGGCACTCTTGTTCCTTTTGCACCAAAACCTCAAAAGGCAAAACCGGATGAGGAACTACTAATAATACTTAAATCACTTTCACTTGATACAAAAAATGAAGTGGTAATCGTGAGTGGACGAGATAAGGAAATATTGAAAAAATGGTTTGGCAAGATAAATGTTGGCTTAATAGCAGAGCATGGTGCCTGGATTAGAGAAAAAGGGAAGGATTGGAAAACTATAGAGCCATTGCAAAACAACTGGAAAGAAAAAATACTTCCAATCCTTGAGTATTATGTTGATAGAACTCCTGGTGCGTTTATTGAGGCGAAAGAGTTTTCCCTTGTATGGCATTATAGAAAAGTTGATAATAAATTAGCTTTGGTAAGGTCAATGGAGCTAAAGGATGATATTTTACATCTTACTGCTAATCTTAACCTCGGGGTTTTGGACGGAAACAAAGTAATTGAAATCAAGAAGGTTGGCATAAACAAAGGTCGTGCAGCATTAAGATGGATTTCTGGGCAGAATACTTTGGAAAAGAAAGATTGGGATTTTATCTTATCAATTGGTGATGATTTGACTGATGAAGATGTTTTTGCTATCCTTCCAGAATCAGCATATTCTATTAAGGTTGGATTGAATCCTTCCCGTGCTCGGTTCAATTTAGATTCTGTTAAAGATGTAAGAGTATTAATTAAAGAATTAGTAAATTAG
- a CDS encoding glycosyltransferase — MRKLEDYIEIVGDEVIANIYKRAKKLYGKHTLNINSTYQGGGVSEMLVSLVPLMNNIGLDAGWRILHGSPDFFTITKKFHNGLQGAEINLSEMKKRLYTQTNENFSTFTHIDHDCVIIHDPQPLPLIRFYRKRQPWIWRCHIDLSEPQKDLWSFLKGFLLKYDVIIVSSEKYKKPELPVEQRIISPAIDPLSLKNKKLDNEDILKLIKKAHIPTDKPIITQVSRMDQWKDPEGLLEVFNYVKEKIDCRLVYCYNTAPDDPEGMMIYTRVHRKAKKLIDKGDVIFVIGNNNVLVNAVQRFSTVIVQKSIREGFCLAVTEALWKKKPVVASNVGGIPSQIKDGENGFLLEPTDTKGFADRIIRILQNPKLGTEIGKKGKEFVRKNFLITRLLSDYLDLLNDVLE; from the coding sequence ATGCGAAAATTAGAAGATTACATTGAAATCGTTGGAGATGAAGTTATAGCGAACATATATAAGAGGGCAAAGAAACTTTATGGAAAGCATACATTAAACATTAATTCTACTTATCAAGGTGGGGGTGTTTCAGAAATGCTTGTCTCACTTGTACCATTGATGAATAACATTGGGCTTGATGCAGGTTGGAGAATACTTCATGGAAGTCCGGACTTTTTCACAATAACTAAAAAATTTCACAATGGGCTTCAAGGTGCTGAAATAAATTTATCAGAGATGAAAAAACGCCTATATACCCAGACGAATGAGAATTTTTCCACTTTTACACATATAGACCACGATTGCGTGATAATTCATGACCCACAGCCTCTCCCTCTTATAAGATTTTATAGAAAGCGACAACCATGGATATGGAGATGCCATATTGACCTTTCTGAACCTCAAAAGGACCTATGGAGTTTTCTTAAAGGTTTTTTGCTTAAGTATGATGTCATTATTGTCTCAAGTGAGAAATATAAAAAACCTGAACTCCCAGTAGAACAAAGGATTATATCTCCAGCAATTGACCCACTCTCTTTGAAAAATAAAAAACTTGATAACGAGGATATTTTAAAACTTATCAAAAAAGCCCATATACCAACTGACAAACCTATCATTACTCAAGTTTCAAGAATGGACCAATGGAAGGACCCGGAAGGCTTGCTGGAAGTATTTAATTATGTAAAAGAAAAAATAGATTGCCGATTAGTTTATTGTTATAACACTGCGCCAGATGACCCAGAAGGTATGATGATATATACGAGGGTGCATCGTAAAGCAAAGAAATTGATAGATAAGGGTGATGTAATATTTGTTATTGGTAACAACAATGTTCTTGTAAATGCTGTGCAGAGATTCTCTACAGTGATTGTTCAAAAATCTATAAGAGAGGGATTCTGCCTTGCAGTCACCGAAGCCCTTTGGAAAAAGAAACCGGTTGTTGCATCCAATGTGGGTGGAATACCATCTCAAATAAAAGATGGAGAAAATGGTTTTTTGCTTGAGCCTACGGATACAAAAGGGTTTGCAGATAGAATTATTAGAATTCTGCAAAACCCAAAGCTTGGTACAGAAATAGGAAAGAAAGGGAAAGAATTTGTTAGAAAAAATTTTCTCATCACAAGACTTTTGTCAGATTATTTGGACCTGTTAAATGATGTGTTGGAATAG
- a CDS encoding RnfABCDGE type electron transport complex subunit B: MILTAIIVLGCLGIIFGIGLAIASKKFHVETDPKIKQIEEVLPGANCGACGFPGCAGYAEAIVKSGVEITLCAPGGDEVAKTIAEIVGIKASTKERKIAVIQCQSGGIDNTFLKFENIGIKTCQAAVILSEGQNLCEYGCVGYNDCVRACPFDAITVDDNNMRTVNENKCTGCGNCVEACPKNLIRLIFISKKVNVLCKSLDKGKDAKIKCGNKTACIGCGICAKKCPVDAITIKNNLAVIDYDKCVVCGICATVCPTKAIVDKIGIHPQPRIIEEKCIGCTICAKKCPVNAIEGEIKKPHKIIEDKCIKCGICVEVCPKDAIVT; the protein is encoded by the coding sequence ATGATACTGACAGCAATAATTGTTTTAGGTTGTTTGGGAATTATTTTTGGCATAGGACTTGCTATTGCATCAAAAAAATTCCATGTAGAAACTGACCCAAAAATTAAACAAATAGAAGAAGTCCTCCCTGGAGCAAACTGCGGTGCTTGTGGGTTTCCTGGCTGTGCTGGTTATGCAGAAGCAATTGTAAAATCTGGCGTTGAAATAACTCTTTGTGCTCCCGGAGGAGATGAAGTTGCTAAAACAATTGCTGAAATTGTCGGCATAAAAGCAAGTACAAAAGAAAGAAAAATTGCTGTTATTCAATGCCAGAGCGGAGGGATAGATAACACCTTCCTGAAATTTGAGAATATAGGAATAAAAACTTGTCAGGCTGCAGTAATACTTTCTGAAGGACAAAACCTCTGCGAATATGGATGTGTAGGATACAATGATTGTGTCCGAGCCTGTCCCTTTGATGCCATAACTGTTGATGATAACAATATGAGAACTGTTAATGAAAATAAATGCACCGGTTGTGGAAACTGTGTTGAGGCCTGCCCAAAAAATTTAATCCGGCTCATTTTTATAAGTAAAAAAGTGAATGTGCTCTGCAAATCTCTGGATAAAGGCAAGGATGCCAAAATCAAATGTGGGAATAAAACTGCCTGTATTGGCTGCGGAATATGTGCAAAAAAATGTCCGGTTGATGCTATAACGATAAAAAATAATTTAGCAGTTATAGATTATGATAAATGTGTAGTCTGTGGTATCTGTGCCACAGTTTGTCCGACTAAAGCAATTGTAGATAAAATTGGCATACACCCTCAACCAAGGATAATAGAAGAAAAATGTATTGGCTGTACTATTTGTGCTAAAAAATGTCCTGTTAATGCAATTGAAGGAGAGATAAAAAAGCCACACAAAATTATTGAAGACAAATGCATCAAATGCGGGATTTGTGTTGAAGTGTGTCCCAAAGATGCAATTGTGACATAG
- the rsxA gene encoding electron transport complex subunit RsxA yields MEFSKLFVIIISSIFINNFVIVRFLGLCPYIGVSKKLDSALGMGMAVIFVMTMASTITWLIYNFLLHPETSIFGFDLTFLRTITFILSIAVLVQFVEMVIKKTVPTLYKALGIYLPLITTNCAVLGVSILNINESYNFLESIVNGISAGIGFTLVLLLMAGIRQRLEFANVPKSLRGMPIAFIVAGCMALAFLGFSGLKI; encoded by the coding sequence ATGGAATTTTCAAAACTATTTGTTATTATAATTAGTTCAATCTTTATTAATAATTTTGTGATTGTTCGTTTTTTGGGACTTTGTCCGTATATTGGGGTTTCAAAAAAATTGGACTCTGCTCTTGGAATGGGAATGGCAGTTATTTTTGTTATGACTATGGCATCTACAATTACATGGTTGATTTACAACTTCCTTTTACATCCTGAAACAAGTATCTTCGGATTTGATCTCACATTTTTGCGAACAATAACTTTTATATTGAGTATTGCTGTGCTTGTGCAGTTTGTTGAAATGGTAATAAAAAAGACAGTCCCGACTCTATATAAAGCACTTGGTATCTATCTTCCTTTAATTACTACAAACTGTGCAGTTTTGGGGGTTTCAATTCTTAACATAAACGAAAGCTATAATTTTTTGGAATCCATAGTTAATGGTATTTCCGCAGGTATTGGTTTTACGCTTGTATTACTTCTTATGGCAGGAATCAGACAAAGATTAGAATTTGCCAATGTGCCAAAATCTCTTAGGGGAATGCCAATTGCATTTATTGTTGCAGGCTGTATGGCTCTGGCATTTTTAGGATTTTCCGGATTGAAGATTTGA
- a CDS encoding electron transport complex subunit E, translating to MKAFGELTKGIIKENPVFVMALGLCPTLAVSTSVNDAIGMGAAATFVLLCSNIIISLIKNFIPEKIRIPCYILVIASFVTMVDMVMHAYVPPLHKSLGIFIPLIVVNCIILGRAEAFASKNNVGKSILDAIGMGIGFTLAILIIAVIRELLGSGTIYSIKILPASYKPMIVAILPPGAFFTIALLMGLINLIKNKKHKSGE from the coding sequence ATGAAAGCATTTGGCGAACTCACAAAGGGGATAATAAAAGAGAATCCAGTTTTTGTTATGGCTTTGGGGCTTTGTCCAACTCTTGCCGTAAGTACATCTGTTAATGATGCTATTGGAATGGGAGCTGCAGCAACATTTGTTCTTCTTTGCTCAAACATTATTATTTCATTAATTAAAAATTTCATTCCAGAAAAGATCCGTATTCCATGTTATATCCTTGTGATTGCATCTTTTGTTACAATGGTTGATATGGTTATGCATGCTTATGTGCCCCCTTTACATAAAAGTTTGGGAATTTTCATTCCCCTTATAGTTGTAAATTGTATAATACTTGGACGAGCAGAAGCTTTTGCAAGTAAGAACAATGTAGGGAAATCCATTTTAGATGCTATTGGAATGGGTATTGGTTTTACATTAGCCATTCTAATTATTGCTGTAATCCGTGAGTTATTAGGTTCTGGAACAATTTATAGTATAAAGATTTTGCCAGCTTCCTATAAACCGATGATTGTTGCAATTCTACCTCCAGGTGCATTTTTTACAATAGCACTTCTAATGGGACTGATTAATCTGATAAAGAATAAAAAGCATAAATCAGGAGAATAA